The Lonsdalea populi genome window below encodes:
- the ybcJ gene encoding ribosome-associated protein YbcJ → MKIFHLNQHPHVELCDLLKLLGWSDSGASAKQLIANGNVSVDDHIETRKRCKIVAGQVVRFADQAVTVQT, encoded by the coding sequence ATGAAAATTTTTCACCTGAACCAACATCCGCACGTTGAACTGTGCGACCTGCTGAAACTCCTCGGCTGGAGCGACAGCGGAGCCTCCGCCAAACAGCTCATCGCCAACGGCAACGTGAGCGTCGACGACCATATTGAAACGCGTAAGCGCTGCAAAATCGTCGCCGGTCAAGTGGTGCGTTTCGCAGACCAGGCGGTCACCGTTCAGACTTAA
- a CDS encoding ABC transporter permease, translating to MLIYILRRLLVALAVLFTVAIVSFSLLHLSGDLAAAIAGPDASSEVIEGIRRQYGLDQPLMTQFGQWMWAALHLDFGRSFYFENTVMELVGQRMPITLKLGGVSLLLALVVAIPLGVLAAVFRDTWIDRGSMFIAVIGQAMPNFWFALILILLFAVGLKWLPVAGNSSWQNFVLPAVALGYYAMPSLMRLTRSGMLDVLGADYIRTARAKGLSAFRVIVKHGLRNAIIPVVALATVELGFMLGGSVVIESVFALQGLGQLAWDSISRNDFPVVQAIVLIIAVFYIVLSFLADVLNAALDPRLRT from the coding sequence ATGCTTATCTATATTTTGCGACGGCTGCTGGTGGCTCTGGCCGTGCTGTTCACGGTGGCCATCGTCAGCTTTTCGCTACTGCACCTATCGGGCGATCTGGCGGCCGCGATTGCGGGTCCGGACGCCTCCTCCGAGGTCATTGAAGGCATTCGCCGACAGTACGGGTTGGACCAGCCGCTGATGACCCAGTTCGGCCAGTGGATGTGGGCGGCGCTGCATCTGGATTTCGGCCGCTCGTTCTATTTCGAAAATACGGTGATGGAGCTGGTGGGTCAGCGTATGCCGATCACCCTAAAGCTGGGCGGCGTCTCGCTGCTGCTGGCGCTGGTGGTGGCGATCCCGCTCGGCGTGCTGGCGGCGGTGTTCCGCGATACCTGGATCGACCGGGGGTCCATGTTCATCGCCGTCATCGGGCAGGCAATGCCGAACTTCTGGTTCGCGCTGATCCTGATTCTGCTGTTCGCCGTCGGGCTGAAATGGCTGCCGGTGGCGGGCAACAGCAGCTGGCAAAATTTCGTCCTGCCCGCCGTCGCGTTGGGCTACTACGCCATGCCGTCGCTGATGCGACTGACGCGTTCCGGCATGCTGGACGTGCTGGGCGCGGACTATATTCGCACCGCTCGGGCTAAGGGACTCAGCGCGTTTCGGGTGATCGTCAAGCATGGCCTGCGCAACGCCATCATCCCGGTGGTGGCGCTGGCGACGGTGGAGCTGGGCTTTATGCTGGGCGGCTCGGTCGTGATCGAATCCGTGTTTGCGTTGCAGGGGCTGGGCCAGCTGGCCTGGGACTCGATCTCCCGCAACGACTTCCCGGTGGTGCAGGCCATCGTGCTGATTATCGCCGTGTTTTACATCGTATTGAGTTTTCTGGCGGATGTGCTCAATGCCGCGCTGGATCCTCGACTGCGGACGTAA
- a CDS encoding LysE/ArgO family amino acid transporter produces MSTTILMTGFMTSAGLLISIGAQNSFVLRQGVRREHVFLVCTLCFMLDILLISAGVFGVGELLSEHPWALKCLTLAGVLFLIHYGYCALRRAWRGNQSLRPGATGAARASRLSAVTACLAVSLLNPSVYLDTIAIIGGLSSRLSHEHKTFYLLGALLASGIWFYAIGYLASACARLFEKNSTWRVLDSVIGVYMLFIAWQLLRLLLASAT; encoded by the coding sequence ATGTCTACGACCATATTAATGACGGGCTTTATGACCAGCGCCGGATTGCTGATCTCTATCGGCGCACAGAATTCATTTGTGTTGCGTCAGGGCGTGCGTCGGGAACATGTCTTTTTAGTCTGTACCCTCTGCTTCATGTTAGACATTTTATTGATCAGCGCGGGCGTGTTTGGCGTCGGCGAACTGCTCAGCGAACACCCGTGGGCGCTGAAATGCCTGACGCTGGCAGGCGTATTGTTTTTGATTCACTACGGCTACTGCGCGCTTCGCCGCGCCTGGCGCGGCAACCAGAGTCTGCGCCCTGGCGCGACCGGCGCCGCGCGTGCCAGCCGCCTTTCCGCTGTCACCGCCTGTCTGGCGGTCAGTCTCCTCAATCCTTCCGTGTATCTGGATACCATCGCCATCATCGGCGGCCTATCGTCCAGGCTGAGCCATGAGCACAAGACGTTTTATCTATTGGGCGCGCTGCTGGCCTCAGGTATCTGGTTTTACGCCATCGGCTACCTGGCCTCCGCCTGCGCGCGGCTGTTTGAGAAGAACAGCACCTGGCGCGTGTTGGACAGTGTGATCGGCGTGTACATGCTGTTTATCGCCTGGCAGTTGCTACGGCTTCTGTTGGCTTCGGCGACGTAA
- a CDS encoding iron-containing alcohol dehydrogenase family protein: protein MTQQVIFPAKIVRGADASRQLGDICAGLGTRVLVVGGHQALAATQEKIRTQLTQAGLTLSAVEWFGGHCSDKQVERLCARVAETHSDVLLSVGGGKSLDTGKRVAHQAGIPIVTLPTIAATCAAVTPLSVIYKEDGHFVEVCHLPFAPNAVIIDSTLLAEAPLRWLAAGLGDTLAKWYEFRAIDTGRNQSGLAASSRAHGAICFQLIERYGAEACRAVAEGRTNEALDQVLDAIFLFAGLTSIMASGAHAAAAHALFEGFTVCDKTRDFGHGLLVGFGNLCLLALESRSDEELLDALSLAHACAVPLTLADISPDLTDAELQAILQAAVKTTDMDAMPFAVTDTMLREAIRRVESLAARFAR, encoded by the coding sequence ATGACACAACAGGTTATTTTCCCCGCGAAAATCGTACGCGGGGCGGACGCCAGCCGTCAGCTGGGGGACATCTGCGCCGGGTTAGGGACGCGTGTATTGGTTGTCGGCGGTCATCAGGCATTGGCGGCGACGCAGGAGAAAATCCGCACCCAACTGACGCAGGCCGGTCTTACGTTAAGCGCTGTTGAGTGGTTCGGCGGGCATTGTAGCGACAAGCAGGTCGAACGACTGTGTGCCCGCGTGGCGGAAACCCATAGCGACGTTTTGTTGTCCGTGGGCGGCGGGAAGTCGCTGGATACCGGCAAGCGGGTGGCGCATCAGGCGGGGATCCCCATCGTGACGCTGCCGACTATCGCCGCCACCTGTGCGGCGGTCACCCCGCTTTCCGTTATCTACAAAGAGGACGGGCATTTTGTCGAGGTGTGTCATCTGCCGTTCGCGCCGAATGCGGTCATCATCGACAGCACGCTGTTGGCCGAGGCGCCGCTGCGCTGGCTCGCCGCAGGGCTGGGGGACACGCTGGCGAAGTGGTACGAGTTCCGGGCGATCGATACCGGGCGCAATCAAAGCGGTTTGGCCGCCTCTTCCCGCGCCCACGGCGCGATCTGCTTCCAACTGATCGAACGTTATGGCGCCGAGGCCTGCCGCGCGGTGGCGGAAGGACGCACTAATGAGGCGCTGGATCAGGTGTTGGATGCGATATTCCTATTCGCCGGATTGACCTCCATCATGGCCAGCGGCGCGCATGCCGCCGCGGCCCATGCGCTGTTTGAAGGCTTTACCGTGTGCGACAAGACCCGCGACTTCGGCCACGGCCTGCTGGTGGGATTCGGCAATCTGTGCCTGCTGGCGCTGGAGTCGCGCAGCGACGAAGAACTGCTGGATGCGCTGTCGCTGGCGCACGCCTGCGCCGTGCCGCTGACGTTGGCGGATATCAGCCCCGATCTGACCGATGCCGAGCTGCAAGCTATCTTGCAGGCGGCGGTTAAAACAACGGATATGGACGCGATGCCGTTTGCGGTGACGGACACGATGCTGCGGGAAGCGATTCGCCGCGTCGAGTCGCTGGCTGCCCGCTTCGCCCGTTAA
- a CDS encoding ABC transporter permease codes for MKPSSPLSSAVIASTASEAALLPEPGPGRRWLRRMMGHHSMAMGVVILAVIIVAALLAPLISPHDPYAQDISQRLIPPVWHEKGGWEHLLGTDKLGRDYLSRLLYGAQVSLLIGLVSVLVAGFIGITLGVTAGYFGGRVDAVVSYILTVRLSMPVILVALAMASMVGGSVKVVIMLLGLLLWDRFLIVSRSVTRQLREAEFVAAAKTLGASSLFIMLREILPNLLGPLTVVATLEIAHAILLEATLSFLGLGVQPPMPSWGLMVAEGKAYMFFQPWVILIPGVMLAVLVLGINLVGDGLRDITALDGRG; via the coding sequence ATGAAACCATCCTCACCGCTTTCTTCCGCCGTCATCGCGTCGACGGCGTCCGAGGCGGCCCTGCTGCCGGAGCCGGGCCCTGGGCGGCGCTGGCTGCGGCGGATGATGGGCCATCACAGTATGGCGATGGGCGTGGTCATCCTCGCCGTCATTATTGTGGCCGCGCTGCTGGCGCCGCTGATCAGCCCGCACGATCCCTATGCGCAGGACATCAGCCAGCGCCTGATCCCGCCGGTCTGGCACGAAAAGGGCGGCTGGGAGCATCTTCTCGGCACCGACAAACTGGGGCGTGATTACCTGAGCCGCCTGCTGTACGGCGCGCAGGTTTCGTTGCTGATCGGGCTGGTGTCCGTGTTGGTGGCCGGTTTTATCGGTATCACACTGGGCGTGACGGCGGGCTATTTCGGCGGCCGCGTTGATGCGGTGGTCAGCTATATCCTGACCGTGCGGCTCTCCATGCCGGTGATTCTGGTGGCGCTGGCGATGGCGTCGATGGTGGGCGGCTCCGTCAAAGTCGTGATCATGCTGCTGGGACTGCTGCTGTGGGACCGCTTCCTGATTGTCTCCCGCTCCGTCACCCGTCAATTGCGGGAAGCCGAGTTCGTCGCGGCGGCGAAGACGCTGGGCGCGTCATCGCTGTTCATCATGCTGCGCGAGATCCTGCCCAACCTGCTGGGGCCGCTGACGGTGGTTGCGACGCTGGAGATCGCCCACGCCATTCTGCTGGAGGCCACGCTGTCGTTTCTGGGGCTGGGCGTACAGCCGCCGATGCCGTCGTGGGGGCTGATGGTCGCCGAAGGCAAGGCGTACATGTTCTTTCAGCCGTGGGTCATTCTGATACCGGGCGTCATGCTGGCGGTACTGGTTCTGGGCATCAATCTGGTCGGAGATGGTCTGCGCGACATCACCGCGCTGGACGGACGGGGTTAA
- the folD gene encoding bifunctional methylenetetrahydrofolate dehydrogenase/methenyltetrahydrofolate cyclohydrolase FolD — translation MVAKLIDGKTIAQQVKSDVAARVQERLAAGKRAPGLAVILVGDDPASQIYVGSKRKVCEEVGFISRSYDLTSTTTESELLGLIDRLNADETIDGILVQLPLPQGIDNTSVIERIAPDKDVDGFHPYNVGRLCQRAPLLRACTPRGIITLLEQYNIDMFGLNAVVVGASNIVGRPMSLELLLAGCTTTVTHRFTKNLRQHIENADLLIVAVGKPGFIPGDWIKPGAVVIDVGINRLDDGKVVGDIDFAGASERASYITPVPGGVGPMTVATLIQNTLQACEEYHDAPAKA, via the coding sequence ATGGTTGCGAAACTTATTGATGGTAAAACGATTGCGCAGCAGGTAAAGAGCGACGTTGCTGCACGTGTCCAAGAGCGTCTGGCCGCAGGTAAGCGAGCGCCGGGTCTGGCGGTTATCCTGGTTGGGGACGATCCTGCGTCTCAGATTTATGTCGGCAGCAAACGCAAGGTTTGCGAGGAAGTGGGGTTTATCTCCCGCTCTTATGATCTGACCTCCACCACCACCGAAAGCGAGCTGTTGGGTCTGATTGACCGGCTGAACGCCGATGAAACCATCGACGGTATTCTGGTGCAGCTGCCGCTGCCGCAGGGCATCGACAACACCAGCGTCATTGAACGCATCGCACCCGACAAAGACGTGGACGGCTTCCACCCTTACAACGTTGGCCGCCTCTGCCAGCGCGCGCCGCTGCTGCGCGCCTGTACGCCGCGTGGGATTATCACGCTGCTGGAGCAGTACAACATCGACATGTTCGGCCTGAATGCCGTCGTCGTCGGCGCGTCGAATATTGTTGGGCGTCCGATGAGTCTGGAGCTGCTGCTGGCCGGTTGCACCACGACCGTGACGCACCGTTTCACCAAGAATTTGCGTCAGCACATTGAGAACGCCGATTTATTGATCGTCGCCGTCGGTAAACCGGGCTTTATCCCGGGCGACTGGATCAAACCCGGCGCAGTGGTGATCGATGTTGGCATTAATCGACTGGACGATGGCAAAGTGGTCGGCGATATCGATTTTGCCGGTGCGAGCGAACGCGCATCCTACATTACGCCGGTCCCAGGCGGCGTCGGCCCGATGACCGTTGCCACCTTGATTCAGAATACCTTGCAGGCCTGCGAGGAATATCACGACGCCCCCGCAAAGGCATAA
- a CDS encoding ABC transporter substrate-binding protein codes for MTCSLTSQIKRGVLSALLLGCASSSYAGKQNDTLVYASDNEVENVSPYHNNLREGVILAHLVWDTLIYRDPKTGEYKPELASDWTWESPTSLLIHLRKGITFHNGDPFTAEDVAYTFNHIAGPGTSSVMPQSVDWIDTTEKVDDYTVRLKLKKPFPAALEYLSGPTPIYPAAYYQKVELAGFSKAPIGTGPYKITKVTPAQGVSMEKNPDYFADSPQGQPKIGKLQFVVIRDPETRLAQLMTGQVDWIWRVPADQITSLETMPNLTVKSGETMRIGFMALNTHAKGPGGEPFKDLRVRQAVNHAINREGIVNNLVRGGSQPVYSACFRTQTACDTSKVIKYDYNPEKAKQLLAEAGYPNGFDTDIWAYRERDYAEAIIGDLRKVGIRARLHYVQYTVLAADLISGKAPMAIRTWGSFSINDAAAFTTPYFGGRGDDIWKDAEVTATLAKADETLDPKQRSALYAEALGRISSQAYLAPMFSYSTHYAFTSDLNFDDWPDELPRFAMASWK; via the coding sequence ATGACTTGTTCACTGACAAGCCAGATCAAACGCGGTGTTTTGTCTGCACTCCTCCTCGGCTGCGCATCATCCAGCTATGCGGGAAAACAGAATGACACGTTGGTTTACGCCTCCGACAACGAGGTGGAAAACGTCAGCCCTTATCATAACAACCTTCGTGAAGGCGTAATTCTGGCCCATCTGGTCTGGGATACCCTGATTTATCGCGATCCCAAAACCGGCGAATATAAACCTGAGCTGGCCTCGGACTGGACCTGGGAATCGCCCACCTCCCTGTTGATCCATCTGCGCAAAGGGATCACTTTCCACAACGGCGATCCGTTCACTGCCGAAGACGTGGCCTATACCTTCAACCATATCGCCGGTCCGGGGACGTCGTCGGTGATGCCGCAAAGCGTGGACTGGATCGACACCACTGAAAAGGTGGATGACTACACCGTCCGGCTGAAGCTAAAAAAACCGTTCCCCGCCGCGCTGGAATATCTCTCCGGCCCGACGCCTATCTACCCAGCAGCCTATTACCAAAAGGTGGAACTGGCCGGCTTCAGCAAAGCGCCGATCGGCACCGGCCCATACAAAATCACCAAAGTCACCCCGGCTCAGGGCGTGAGTATGGAAAAGAACCCCGATTACTTTGCGGATAGCCCGCAGGGACAACCAAAAATAGGCAAGCTGCAGTTTGTCGTCATCCGCGATCCGGAAACGCGACTGGCGCAGCTGATGACCGGTCAGGTGGACTGGATATGGCGCGTACCCGCCGACCAGATCACCTCGCTGGAGACCATGCCGAACCTCACCGTCAAAAGCGGTGAAACCATGCGTATCGGCTTTATGGCGCTGAACACCCACGCCAAGGGACCGGGCGGCGAGCCGTTCAAGGATCTGCGCGTGCGTCAGGCGGTGAACCACGCCATCAACCGCGAGGGCATCGTTAACAATCTGGTGCGCGGCGGCAGTCAGCCGGTGTATTCCGCCTGCTTCCGTACCCAAACCGCCTGCGACACCAGCAAGGTCATCAAATATGACTACAACCCGGAGAAGGCGAAGCAACTGCTGGCGGAAGCCGGTTATCCCAACGGTTTTGATACCGATATCTGGGCCTACCGCGAGCGCGATTACGCCGAGGCGATCATCGGCGATCTGCGCAAGGTCGGTATTCGCGCCCGTCTTCACTACGTTCAGTACACGGTGCTGGCGGCGGATCTGATCTCCGGTAAAGCGCCAATGGCGATCCGCACCTGGGGATCGTTCTCCATCAACGACGCCGCCGCATTCACCACGCCCTATTTCGGCGGCCGGGGCGATGATATCTGGAAAGATGCTGAGGTCACCGCCACGCTGGCGAAGGCGGATGAAACGCTCGACCCCAAACAGCGCAGCGCCCTGTACGCCGAAGCGCTGGGGCGGATCTCCTCGCAGGCTTATCTGGCGCCGATGTTCTCCTACTCCACCCACTATGCCTTTACCTCCGACCTGAACTTTGATGATTGGCCGGACGAGCTGCCGCGCTTCGCCATGGCCAGTTGGAAGTAA